The genomic segment actaaaatgattgattaaaaagaaagagacaaAAAGGATGCGGGCGTATACTGTAAATGTTTCACACGCAATTTTCAATCcgttatatttgcaaataataaattttatttgtttctgaaaatatatcaataaatattctgattctaaaaaaaattcgatttttcacaCCTTTCAACCATTCGCACACTTGCTCAGTTTTCCATTCAGCGACATTAACATACGCCATGACCTGATCATGTATTAATTCACAAAATGCGCTAAAGATTCTTTTCGCCTTTAGTCGTTCTAATTTTCTCTATTGTTCCGttgataattgttaaatatttgattcaacATTAACTATGCACTACATGATAGTTTAAGATAATTATGCTATGCTACGCTTTGATCGTTTATGTGCTgacaacattaaaaataaatgtcaatattctctgaaaatacaaaatttattatttctttaataaaaatgaaagttcttctattatttttattaatatatattttaataaaatattataatataataaaaatgagagataattattttacatacatttgataatatattataattattatatatagttggtagttcttatttaatatcatacatcaaaataaaatgttttttttaccaatttatcatattaatattatattttataccaatttatcatattaatgttatatttttattattttataaacaattcaacgaaatatataaattaaaatacaaaattaaatgaaatttacgtattcttatttatttattcatatacatatttttactatattaataaaattcattacatattacataggatttaaataaaaataagtatttatagaatatttatactgtatataaaatataatttttacatatatatatttacaatatttttatatattttttatatataataataccaaGTATGgctatttctaataatataattaagattaatacaaatttatttaataaaactctacgtctcataatatttaatattcttcttgTTTTATCTAATTCTTCATCTGTTTGTGATAATCTTCTTTCTGTTCGTAATAATTGTTCTCCTTGTCTACTTAATTCAGAAATTACCTCAGTTCCTATTTGTTCACTTTCAATTGCAATTGCTTGAGATCTGCTAATAGATTGTGAAGATCGTTCTAATATTGCATTTCCTTCTAATAATGTTTGTCTATGTTCTTCTTCCcaattaattccaaaattcattgtgataattatttataaatatgtttataataagaaaagttgtttaaattgtaaaatccaTCATAATATCCATAAATTCACTTTGATCAACtgaaattataagtataagtattaatttataaagttatttatagtataaaatgcataaaataataataaatatgttatgataataaataaaaattttatcaatgtaattaatctaaaataaaagatctttTTACTAGAACCATCTTGATCtaaatcaaattcttttatcataagttccatttcttcattaattagattacatttaagtttttgattaaatttctgtaaatcttccaatgttattttattaattgaagatttgtttataaataacttaaaaacatatttaatttcatctataGGATTCCGcttaattaacatttctgttactgaataaatattaaaatttaaataaaacattataaagaattttaaatattattatacatattaaatacattaatttctttaaaaattaataaataaaacattatttcattaaatttaatattttttgttaaacataccgatataataaaaatcattaaaacaaattttattataaccaCGCTTGTCGTACATTCGTAtcatacttaaaatataagatttttttactgGGAAACCTAAAGCTTTTAATGCAGCTTTCATTTCATAGTAATCTAAATAACCATCAATATCACTAtccattaaacaaaataattcttttaagcGTTTTTTTGTACTTTCCATAAGAATATTCTTTGTGATATTTGACATAATTaacagtaaatatttaaatattactaaaattgaattattgtttatctcctatttattttacaaaagattaccaaaattttgattttcttttgttattattttgttttgttatgtaataaattactttaattaaaatatatttgctgaacatgatttttatatatctttataatataatatctatgcTTTATACAAtacttacttatttatttatatgtaactttataaaatattcaactagttttttttaataatttgtatgatTATATGATGAAGCAACAtgtttaaattgttttgaaaataaattttaacgaattaagAGTCTTCTCTTTGTTCCGTTgttcaattgaaaataaatgtttgattATCGATTACTTTAATGCACATTTTCCACGTCACAAAAACGAAGATATGACAAAAATGCATAggaaatgcaaaaaatatatcaaaaatgcataataaaaaaaataaataaaataataaggcGACGTGAAAATGAGCATTATAATGATCGATaaccaaaatttatttttaatttgataacaaaaatttgatgaaaaaaactCTATTAGATATTGCTACTTACTTTACTACGCTATTGACCAGTGATATCGTAGATCGTGATATTGTAATTCGtaacattttaattcattgttaataattgtCGTTATTGATgtcgttaaattaataaaaaatgacacGAATTACATTTCTTCATCCGGATCTTGGTATTGGAGGAGCAGAAAGATTAGTAATAGATGCTGCGTTAGCTTTAAAGAAAGGAGGATAT from the Apis mellifera strain DH4 linkage group LG9, Amel_HAv3.1, whole genome shotgun sequence genome contains:
- the LOC113219009 gene encoding cell division control protein 31-like, with protein sequence MSNITKNILMESTKKRLKELFCLMDSDIDGYLDYYEMKAALKALGFPVKKSYILSMIRMYDKRGYNKICFNDFYYIVTEMLIKRNPIDEIKYVFKLFINKSSINKITLEDLQKFNQKLKCNLINEEMELMIKEFDLDQDGSSKKIFYFRLITLIKFLFIIITYLFDQSEFMDIMMDFTI
- the LOC551996 gene encoding vesicle transport through interaction with t-SNAREs homolog 1B, with the protein product MNFGINWEEEHRQTLLEGNAILERSSQSISRSQAIAIESEQIGTEVISELSRQGEQLLRTERRLSQTDEELDKTRRILNIMRRRVLLNKFVLILIILLEIAILGIIIYKKYIKIL